In Anaerolineae bacterium, a single genomic region encodes these proteins:
- a CDS encoding LL-diaminopimelate aminotransferase has protein sequence MNNNRWASQRAQNMPVSMFNTMDAAKVAAQRKGLEIIDLSVGSSDLPAPPAAMEALREATRHAETHGYCLHSGTQALRQAAAGWFEERYGGNLDPDHNVLVLVGSQEGFAHLLLALTDPGDMILAPDPGYPSYFGAIALAGLELASLPLLEENGFLPDLNAVPSEVARQARVMALAYPNNPTAAVASAGFFREVIDFCRDNDIFLIHDFPYVDMVYGDYEAPSVLAQPGGIDIAVELYSCSKSYHMGGFRIGWAAGNPAAIAALAQVKSAIDFNQYPGIQQAAIAAINQPRAETRRAARIFETRRNMLVKALNNAGWQTPLPQASMYVWTRLPAGLTNSFDFTVNLAGETGVCLAPGRGFGERGEGFVRFALVREPEALERAVKRIRNFLGGF, from the coding sequence ATGAACAACAACCGCTGGGCCTCGCAGCGCGCCCAAAATATGCCGGTCAGCATGTTCAACACCATGGACGCGGCCAAAGTGGCCGCCCAACGTAAGGGGTTGGAAATCATTGACCTCTCCGTTGGCTCAAGCGACCTGCCTGCTCCCCCGGCCGCAATGGAAGCCTTGCGAGAAGCCACGCGCCACGCCGAAACGCACGGTTACTGTTTGCACTCCGGCACGCAGGCACTGCGGCAGGCCGCGGCGGGCTGGTTTGAGGAACGATACGGCGGCAATCTGGACCCCGACCACAACGTCCTGGTGCTGGTTGGTTCGCAAGAAGGTTTTGCCCACCTGCTGCTGGCCCTTACCGACCCCGGCGATATGATCCTGGCTCCCGACCCCGGCTATCCCTCTTATTTTGGCGCGATCGCTCTGGCCGGACTGGAATTGGCCAGCCTGCCGCTGTTAGAGGAAAACGGCTTTCTGCCCGACCTCAACGCCGTTCCTTCAGAGGTCGCCCGGCAGGCGCGGGTAATGGCCCTGGCTTATCCCAACAATCCAACGGCGGCGGTGGCTTCGGCCGGGTTTTTCCGGGAAGTGATTGACTTTTGCCGGGACAACGATATTTTTTTGATCCACGATTTTCCTTACGTGGATATGGTTTACGGGGATTACGAAGCGCCGTCGGTGCTGGCGCAGCCGGGCGGAATAGATATTGCGGTGGAGCTTTATTCGTGCAGCAAAAGTTATCACATGGGCGGCTTTAGAATTGGTTGGGCCGCCGGGAACCCGGCGGCCATCGCAGCCCTGGCCCAAGTGAAAAGCGCCATTGATTTCAACCAATATCCCGGCATTCAACAAGCCGCGATTGCGGCCATCAATCAGCCTCGCGCCGAAACTCGCCGGGCGGCCCGGATTTTTGAAACGCGGCGGAATATGCTGGTCAAGGCGCTCAATAACGCGGGCTGGCAAACGCCCCTACCCCAAGCCAGCATGTATGTGTGGACTCGCCTGCCCGCCGGTTTAACCAACTCTTTTGACTTTACGGTCAACCTGGCCGGAGAAACCGGGGTCTGCCTGGCTCCGGGCCGGGGTTTTGGAGAACGCGGCGAGGGTTTTGTGCGTTTTGCCCTGGTACGCGAGCCGGAGGCGCTGGAACGGGCGGTAAAGCGAATCCGAAACTTCTTGGGGGGATTCTAA
- a CDS encoding pentapeptide repeat-containing protein, with product MKIGTYEIKPEADLRRAGLEKAHLRGVNLSRANLQEARLSGADLSGANLSEANLSEARFDGANLKESNLAQAGLYRANLHWADLREANLNGANLSGARLDKADLKGADLTGANLSGARLDNADLRGANLARANVQGAYLQNADLSETDLREINLERAKLIGGQLYRANLSRTNLACAMLSQANLTEARLNETNLAGANLDTAELKGASLQQANLSGASLKGASLGRANLRQADLSGAKLGRADLEEANLEKANLAEANLSRARLNGANLREADLQNAYLERCDLTGTNLNRARYNRATTWPEGFEPPVEAHRVES from the coding sequence ATGAAAATTGGAACGTACGAGATCAAACCGGAAGCCGATCTGCGGCGGGCCGGGCTGGAAAAGGCGCATCTGCGCGGCGTTAATTTGAGCCGGGCCAATCTGCAAGAGGCGCGGTTGAGCGGGGCCGACCTGAGCGGGGCTAATTTGAGCGAAGCGAATTTGAGCGAGGCCAGGTTTGACGGCGCCAACCTGAAAGAGAGCAATCTGGCCCAGGCCGGGCTGTATCGCGCCAACTTGCACTGGGCCGACCTACGAGAAGCCAATCTGAACGGGGCCAATTTGAGCGGGGCCAGGCTGGATAAGGCCGATTTGAAGGGGGCGGACCTGACCGGGGCCAACCTGAGCGGGGCCAGGCTGGATAACGCCGATTTACGAGGGGCTAACCTGGCCCGGGCCAATGTGCAGGGCGCGTACCTGCAAAACGCCGATCTGAGCGAAACCGACCTGCGGGAAATCAATCTGGAGCGGGCCAAACTGATCGGCGGCCAACTGTACCGGGCCAATTTGAGCAGAACCAACCTGGCGTGCGCCATGTTAAGTCAAGCCAATCTTACTGAGGCGCGTTTAAATGAAACCAATTTGGCCGGGGCTAACCTGGATACCGCCGAACTCAAGGGGGCCAGCTTGCAGCAGGCCAATTTGAGCGGGGCCAGCCTGAAAGGGGCTTCTCTGGGCCGGGCCAACTTGCGGCAAGCCGATTTGAGCGGGGCCAAACTGGGCCGGGCCGACCTGGAAGAGGCTAATCTGGAAAAAGCTAACCTGGCCGAAGCCAACTTGTCCAGGGCCAGGCTCAACGGGGCCAACCTCCGGGAGGCCGATTTGCAAAACGCCTATCTGGAAAGATGCGATTTGACCGGAACCAACCTGAACCGCGCCAGGTATAATCGCGCCACTACCTGGCCTGAAGGATTTGAACCCCCCGTCGAAGCGCATCGGGTTGAAAGCTAA